From the Exiguobacterium aurantiacum genome, one window contains:
- a CDS encoding SDR family NAD(P)-dependent oxidoreductase codes for MRHIVITGASSGFGAALAHSFYESGAKLTLIARNEERLRELGQKLSAEWMVADVCTDYDTLVAKVIRTYGAIDVWVNNAGIGEFDRVVDQTTDVIEETMRLNAVAPMMLARDCARQMRRGSTIINVCSQAAKVPTPKSAVYAGSKAALLQFSNALRLELKPDGIHVLTVNPGPIATPFFLRADKSGRYEASVKSIMLDPERLAKRVVAACEASKRDVNAPWWMELGAKLYAMCPVMFERLAKRGFDKK; via the coding sequence ATGAGACATATTGTGATCACGGGTGCGTCGAGCGGCTTTGGGGCCGCGCTGGCGCATTCTTTTTATGAGTCGGGTGCCAAGTTGACGTTGATCGCACGGAACGAGGAGCGGTTGCGCGAACTCGGACAGAAGTTATCGGCCGAGTGGATGGTGGCCGACGTCTGTACCGATTATGACACGCTCGTGGCAAAAGTCATACGTACATATGGAGCAATCGACGTTTGGGTGAACAATGCCGGGATTGGCGAGTTCGACCGGGTCGTCGATCAAACGACCGACGTCATCGAGGAGACGATGCGCTTGAACGCCGTCGCGCCGATGATGCTCGCACGAGACTGCGCACGGCAGATGCGACGCGGCAGTACGATCATCAACGTCTGTTCACAAGCAGCGAAAGTGCCGACACCAAAGTCGGCCGTTTATGCCGGTTCGAAGGCGGCGCTGCTCCAGTTCTCGAACGCGCTGCGATTGGAACTGAAGCCGGACGGGATCCACGTGTTGACCGTCAATCCGGGGCCGATCGCGACCCCGTTCTTTCTTCGGGCCGATAAGAGCGGACGTTACGAGGCGAGCGTCAAGTCAATCATGCTAGATCCAGAACGTCTCGCGAAGCGTGTCGTCGCGGCGTGTGAGGCGTCGAAACGTGACGTGAACGCCCCGTGGTGGATGGAACTTGGCGCGAAACTGTACGCAATGTGCCCAGTCATGTTCGAACGACTCGCAAAACGGGGATTTGACAAAAAGTAA
- a CDS encoding ABC transporter substrate-binding protein — translation MRRLKQFGLMLSLIFLAACGTTRAEIAPTFEQAAEEAKQSTVNFYMWGGDDGINRYIDEYVAPRLKETYDLDLNRIPMDTAEFVRQLSLDKRANREAGTIDLMWINGDNFRNAAEAELLQGDLLDKIPNAALLNEEAQANDAGTPTNGLEVAWGNVQFVLHYDTDKVKNPPTTFDELHRWTEANPGRFTYPEVTDFTGNAFVRHLLYAEYGDTVRDGEIPDAFWEEVSTWSPNLWKQGTTYPKSLAQLDQLYASGEVWMTMGFNERRAEAERNAGVFPDGTRALTLEHSIASTHFLAVPFNAENPNGALVVINELLSPEAQLAKQDATYWGDGTSLDLTKLDAADRDAFLKLDDGVTYPDPERLAERSLPDYGPTVIDAIREEWDRVAK, via the coding sequence ATGCGCCGATTGAAACAATTTGGCTTGATGCTGTCACTCATCTTCCTCGCTGCCTGCGGGACGACCCGAGCCGAGATCGCACCGACATTCGAACAGGCGGCCGAGGAAGCGAAGCAATCGACGGTCAATTTTTATATGTGGGGAGGCGATGACGGCATCAATCGCTATATCGATGAGTATGTTGCGCCACGTCTGAAAGAGACGTATGACCTGGACTTGAACCGCATCCCGATGGATACGGCCGAGTTCGTGCGTCAATTGTCACTCGACAAACGTGCGAACCGTGAAGCAGGAACGATTGACCTGATGTGGATCAACGGGGACAATTTTCGTAACGCCGCCGAGGCGGAGTTGCTCCAAGGCGACCTGCTCGACAAAATTCCAAACGCCGCGCTATTGAACGAGGAAGCCCAAGCGAACGATGCGGGCACCCCGACCAATGGACTCGAAGTCGCCTGGGGGAATGTGCAGTTCGTCTTGCACTACGATACGGACAAGGTGAAAAATCCGCCGACGACGTTTGACGAATTACATCGTTGGACCGAAGCGAACCCGGGCCGTTTCACGTATCCTGAAGTGACAGACTTCACGGGCAACGCGTTCGTGCGCCATCTGCTTTATGCCGAATATGGGGACACGGTCCGTGACGGTGAGATCCCAGACGCGTTTTGGGAAGAAGTTTCGACCTGGTCACCGAACCTTTGGAAACAAGGAACGACGTATCCGAAGTCACTCGCCCAACTCGACCAGCTGTACGCCTCGGGTGAGGTCTGGATGACGATGGGCTTCAATGAACGCCGAGCCGAGGCCGAGCGCAACGCCGGGGTATTTCCGGACGGGACGCGTGCCCTCACGCTCGAACACTCGATCGCATCGACGCATTTTCTCGCCGTGCCGTTCAATGCGGAAAATCCGAACGGGGCGCTCGTTGTCATCAACGAGTTGCTCTCCCCTGAAGCCCAGCTCGCCAAACAAGACGCGACGTATTGGGGGGACGGGACATCGCTCGACTTGACGAAGCTCGATGCGGCCGACCGTGACGCATTCTTGAAGCTAGATGATGGGGTGACCTATCCTGACCCGGAACGGCTCGCCGAACGTTCGCTTCCCGACTATGGGCCGACCGTGATTGATGCGATTCGTGAGGAGTGGGATCGTGTCGCGAAGTAG
- a CDS encoding ABC transporter permease: MSRLLVACFVVFPFIGLFLTFPTSLMWDEAILNTVSYVVVVALVNVWLGIGTAWWLLFTESRWKSWVEWLTFLPLFIPVLASMFGMYIVLAQIGLIGTYTGVGLVLLVTTLPYSIRLAYNAMYVIGRPLLEQTLTLAPLTRIGFVLFPLMKESVRTIVLFSTVIVLSQFVLVQLIGAGLVPTVTTRLYQAYAGNDVSLALQNTWVLVSLPVLFYIGLWAMFSIWIRLVKGRLQ; the protein is encoded by the coding sequence ATGAGTCGGCTTCTCGTCGCTTGTTTCGTCGTCTTTCCGTTCATCGGGTTGTTTTTGACGTTCCCGACGTCACTCATGTGGGACGAGGCGATTTTAAATACGGTCTCCTACGTGGTCGTAGTGGCGCTCGTCAACGTCTGGCTTGGCATCGGGACGGCCTGGTGGCTCTTGTTCACCGAGTCGAGGTGGAAGTCGTGGGTCGAGTGGCTCACGTTCCTCCCGTTGTTTATCCCCGTCCTGGCGAGCATGTTCGGCATGTATATCGTCCTCGCCCAAATCGGGCTCATCGGGACGTACACGGGGGTCGGGCTCGTCCTGCTCGTCACGACGTTACCGTATTCGATTCGCTTGGCATACAACGCCATGTACGTAATCGGGAGACCGCTCCTCGAGCAGACATTGACGCTCGCGCCGCTCACTCGGATCGGGTTCGTCCTGTTTCCACTCATGAAAGAGTCGGTCCGAACGATCGTCTTGTTCTCGACCGTCATCGTATTGAGCCAATTTGTGCTCGTCCAATTGATTGGGGCCGGACTCGTCCCGACGGTCACGACGCGGCTCTATCAGGCCTACGCAGGCAATGACGTCTCACTGGCGTTACAAAACACATGGGTGCTCGTCTCGTTGCCGGTCCTATTTTATATCGGGCTCTGGGCAATGTTCAGCATCTGGATTAGATTGGTGAAGGGGCGTTTGCAATGA
- a CDS encoding ABC transporter ATP-binding protein: protein MSLVLSGIRKRFKDRDVLRGIDLAIPNGEIHALVGVSGSGKSTLLRIVAGLETLDAGTVTWEEMPLDGVPPHLRRVTMLSQSPLLFPHLTVGENVTLATPNRSREEAEAWLARVKLPGRYDAEIHELSGGEQQRASFARALAAAPRLILLDEPFTNLDPGLKSELQRLIRDLVRELELTALLVTHDREEAMLVADRVTLLETGHVRATGTPGRLSETESTFGDFVELGGALLPSTDIAVSTEPTSDPIVLVRPFIRFGHHFGEYRRPTGEYVILPRSESFKVGETYYLRQKQGGI, encoded by the coding sequence ATGAGCTTGGTATTGTCAGGAATACGAAAACGTTTTAAAGACCGTGATGTGTTACGCGGCATCGATCTCGCCATCCCGAACGGGGAAATCCATGCCCTCGTCGGTGTGAGTGGGTCAGGGAAGTCGACACTGCTCCGTATCGTCGCAGGTCTTGAGACGCTTGATGCCGGTACGGTGACGTGGGAGGAGATGCCGCTCGATGGGGTGCCGCCGCATTTGCGCCGGGTTACGATGTTGTCTCAATCCCCGCTCTTGTTCCCGCATCTGACTGTCGGGGAGAACGTGACGCTCGCCACCCCGAACCGGTCACGGGAAGAAGCGGAAGCGTGGCTCGCCCGGGTCAAGCTTCCCGGCCGCTATGACGCTGAAATTCATGAACTGTCTGGAGGAGAACAGCAACGCGCAAGCTTCGCCCGGGCGCTCGCGGCCGCGCCTCGGCTTATTCTACTCGATGAGCCGTTCACGAACCTCGACCCCGGTCTCAAGTCTGAGTTGCAACGGCTGATTCGTGACCTCGTCCGTGAACTTGAGTTGACGGCGCTCCTTGTGACCCACGACCGTGAAGAAGCGATGCTCGTCGCCGACCGAGTGACATTGCTTGAGACGGGCCACGTTCGGGCAACCGGTACGCCGGGACGTTTATCCGAGACGGAGTCGACGTTCGGAGACTTTGTCGAATTGGGCGGTGCGTTGCTTCCATCGACCGATATCGCCGTGTCGACAGAGCCGACGTCCGATCCCATTGTTCTCGTCCGGCCGTTCATTCGTTTCGGGCATCATTTTGGCGAGTATCGACGCCCGACCGGAGAATATGTCATCTTGCCGCGGAGCGAA
- a CDS encoding ABC transporter permease: MFVLTLPFTGVAFLLYETIGFDWSQLNEAAWRASIAVTLYVTLTSTFLSLVIGTWLARTVYMRRSMWLASLLKWPMFVPHVAAAYLFYLLFSGGFPVYGLIEANERHHLVVILTYVWKEVPFVFLMVVGTYGQLNPGYLDMAKTLQLNPLEQFRVAEWPFLVKPLLDSFWVLVAFMSFAYEVPALLGVTYPELLGVLAYERLTTGLFLNAFESYAVALAWTLFIFSGVITSYALTAKRRRRIERGVRR; this comes from the coding sequence TTGTTCGTTCTAACATTGCCATTCACCGGTGTCGCCTTCCTGCTCTACGAGACCATCGGCTTTGACTGGTCTCAATTGAATGAAGCAGCGTGGCGCGCCAGTATCGCTGTGACACTTTACGTCACGCTCACATCGACGTTCCTCTCACTTGTGATTGGGACGTGGCTCGCCCGAACGGTCTATATGAGGCGTTCGATGTGGCTGGCATCGCTCCTCAAATGGCCGATGTTCGTTCCGCACGTTGCGGCAGCCTATTTGTTTTATCTATTGTTCTCGGGCGGCTTTCCGGTATATGGCCTCATTGAGGCGAATGAACGCCATCATCTCGTCGTCATCTTGACGTACGTCTGGAAAGAAGTACCGTTCGTCTTTTTGATGGTGGTCGGCACATACGGCCAACTGAATCCAGGGTACTTGGATATGGCCAAGACGCTCCAGCTCAATCCGCTCGAACAGTTCAGAGTGGCCGAATGGCCATTTCTCGTCAAACCGCTCCTCGACTCGTTCTGGGTGCTCGTGGCGTTCATGTCGTTCGCCTATGAAGTGCCGGCCTTGTTGGGCGTCACCTACCCTGAGCTGCTCGGGGTACTCGCCTACGAGCGCTTGACGACTGGTCTGTTTTTAAATGCGTTCGAGTCATATGCGGTCGCGCTCGCTTGGACATTGTTCATCTTCAGCGGCGTCATCACATCCTACGCCTTGACGGCCAAACGACGGCGGCGCATCGAACGGGGGGTGAGACGATGA